The window aaacagaaagaaaaacaaaataaactaccaaaactccctcctgacggggagaggaatgacttcccaattattgagctggacagctggacctatgaattgcacgtctgccatactggtaccttctcctgctttgaccatatcaacttcaataaaaaggttctggaagtcatcaaccaattcaacttcaaatttcacatgcttcgtgacaccgctcttaacaaatgattcactgagtagtggcattgggcgagggagtgaccatatttccttTCTCCATCCCTTGGCTTTCTttagatcttcagctgtaggctcaaatcccagaccaaacgtgcctaCATTCTCACTTAGACATATGGGACGAACTATACCATGAagagacactcccaaaccctttcctagctcaaattcgtatttccaaagttcactcaccatcatgatagaagcagaagacaattgtggtcccggtgtagcctgccattcaaggatacaattcactggcactgtatcaaaaatttgatagacgaatgtctcctctacgttatttgcttcaataagagacaagggagaatcttcgtaggctgacaaatctccttcaccatgaataactacttcttgcctgtcatgctcaaacttaatcatttggtgcaatgtagatgcaaccaccttggccttgtggatccacggccttcccaataacagattgtaagaggagtctacattcaatacttgaaactctatggtgaactcaacaggccctatggtcaacattagttctatttcgccaatggaatttgattttgtaccattgaaagccctaacacatacattattgggcctgatcctgtcagcaccaatattcaacttttgcaaagtagaaatagggcaaatatttgcacctgaacctccatcaatcataacatgagtgacgtagaaatctttacacttcactgtaatgtagaGGCCctggttatgccctgtaccttcaacaggcaattcatcgtcagaaaagctgatccgattgacctcaaagatttttccaacaattttctcaagttggttgattgtaatctcccttggaacatatgcttcatttaataccttcagtaaaacatcacgatgctccttggagtgcaacagcaaagataaaagggaaatttgagcaggggttttctttaactggtctaatattgaatactctggcaatttcatctttttcaaaaattcttcggcttttTCTTCAGTGATAgtctttttgatagatgacggtccattcaccgttggcttggactttcttaagctttcaggcacgaagcatcttcctgacctagtcaaaccccctacctcatctacatcttccataacttctttctcatgataggtcatcacagtcttcccataattccagggaacgcttttcgtatcaactatcgaagGTTGAGTCACCGATTTAAGGACTATAGGCGTTGTCGGTGCTCCTTTCACCATCAAGAtaggctgactcagagctcccaccactgtcaacttaggtttatcctgacttaaatcaacatgccTTCTGGCACCCTGTACTGTGATcaagggtttctttgtgctttcttgggctttatcttctctcattccttcctggcttaatgacattgcttttaaAGACTCcactacattcaccgatttctcctcaatggtctatatcttgacaataggcttataacccctcgaaaactctttcccgtcatatatcaattctagcatattggcttcagcatggaccctccggggcctggaccagcatctgatttgtatCAATTAAATCTTgcacagctctctttaaatgccagcatttctcaatatcatggtctgggatatcagaacagtacgcacaccttaaagaataatcgagattccttggcggtggatttgaaagccttccttgaattgggcttaaaaccttcaacgtTCTCAACTATCAAACAAACTAGCATATGACTCACCAAAGATGATTATAGACAATATATCTGCATATACTTTGACTTTTCTCAGAGctcatttatgaaattatttagatatattaatttttttatatatatattagctgCCTGAAATTGATACATTGTGGactaatcaataaagaaataataaatctcCATCTTAGGAGCCAAATAATGGagtattttttcttataaaaagcAATCTTTTTGACTCATATGGTGAGTAATGAATGCTATGACTCAATTATCAAGACTATCTATAATTTGCAAAACAAAAATATTGTCGTTAATTTTTTATTGTGTGGGccatataacaacttaaaaagTATTTCTTCCGTTTCAAaaaaattgatctatttttatttttggtctgtttaaaaaagaataatcattttatttttttgcaattatattctaaatttttacatggtatgtttaagaccacaagattaaaagatatttgCTATGCAGAACGCGTGCATCTCACATGATTTGTAATGTAAGAAGTGGGTGTCTACTTGTTTAACTTTATGCAAATTTTAGTGCCTACTTACTTATGCACACTCAAAATGGCAAGTTAAGGGGcacgtttatgtattatgccttatgTACACATCCGGATAGTGGTATGATATGAACATCCACGGGTTGTTTTCGAGGTCTTTTTGTTCTTGTTTAATTTGGATCCCTTTCTTAAGAACCTCAAGGTCAGGCAACTCTATGATGTCCAAGTATGACCAACTTAGATAAGTTTTCCCAATCTTCTAAGGcacttctttagacaaaattgtcatttactatttattaattatatttaaaaataaaaaattcgcattattttttgtaaaaaaaactAGACATTTAATAGGAGCCCtaacaaatattatcttatttttggcaAAACAAAAACGTACAAATATAAATTTCCAATTAACCGTCCTAAGCCTTACCACACCCATCCCTAAATATGGAGTGAGTTAGCTGGCAGGAAAATATTACTAGTAACTATTTTCACTATattttattcaaggaaagaaataataatggtagCACTTTGCAAGTTGCAgcaagttatttaaattttagaatgAGCTAAAGGGTGTGCTACACGCCTACACCCTTTTCCTTTCGATAATCGATATTCTCTTCCTATGTACCATCTTTATATGGTTGTTTGGTGATTAAATTATGTGAATAAAAAGTATGTAGGCAcggttatttttttctcttaatatttttgtttctttggtTCAATTTTGTGCAATTCACTTTATTGTTATGTTGTCAACCGTGCGTTTGGATTGATAATAAATCATTATCAATTGCTCACAAATTCGACTCCAAATTGATGATTAGCTTAAATTATTTAACAACAAAAAGTGTTCGGCTCTATTTAAGTGGTTGTCATCtattatattgtattgtgttcttagttaaaatataatattttgaatgggaaagaatttgtaacaccccacatttcgggctacaacatagaccatgattccaatgcgttgataatcccgaagccataaatcctatgccaatatggcatgttaattatttgtgtagtatgtgaatccattcaagcttgaatttagaccatagaggtcctttgactcaaggaagagttgaaaactacttcgatcaattaagtttaagtggacattataatttatgtcaacttctatcgaccatgaatctttgtatatgtcgaattagagagcctactatgtgcaaaatgataggttttcgagttagctttccaacaataccaatttcgctaaAATCCGGCACACGAGCAAGAAgatatggcctttcaaagtagtatgcttcgcctaaccaatcgcacatggccactagaaagcatataCGATAGTATATGCGGCGCCAATGTAAACATAGACGATAGCATAGGCGgctcctatgtaaacataggcgatatcatatgcggcacctatgtaatggtttcaagtgacttaaacactccgttttgggggcaaaatggtccttttcccacccttattcggccataaacacgaaattcggtccccaattctccaaaatacatccacatttatctaaaatttctcaagaacactcccaagggtttcaaactaaaaacccaaataaaccatgattcaaccatgggttttcaaaatcgattagaGATTCGAAATCCctaatccacaggcttcaagaagcacccattatttttcgaaatagaggtacgcggggttttcctaaattctcatgggcatataaaaatcatgttttagaatggggttttttgaatctatgtatatattcatgtattaaatgttttaacatcattgttttggtcttttgacctttcccaaagtgatttgagaatatgattGTATGAAacccatgtatttaagaatgaattcttgttgagagcatgattttcggtgaattccctcttattatgaatttttttcagatttctcatagcatatgaattgttttgcaatgcatccttgaaaagcactatatgaattgattgaactcttgttatgatttaaaggtggttttacaTCACTAAAGaaggaatctagcatgaatgtttaatgttcataatacatgcaatgaaagagtgcatggaattgctaaaggcactagaccaccatatgttgatgaagtttttgcatgattttgacttgaatttcgaaacacgaaatcttctatatcagttgcatgtttttggtggtctaaattatgctttaaatgaaagatttagcttaatgtattatggctcagaaatcatgacttgcaagtcttggtatgatgataccaattcagaccaatgccatatcagacttagactaatagacatttcaaactatcatgattttagacgtTCAGAATGTTGCacgtacagaaaaggttaaaaatgggcatacagagatgttaggtggttcgctgaagaaggcttgagttcaagcaactcattgcctaaaaccgtggtttgccgacccgtgtatattattatatgttgacTTAAGTGTCATGTGGCGTATCaaattcaggaactccaacccttgcagcatactcgggttggaggcttccccactgagtcaatggcagattccatatcacccatggaatatcagacttgtaggggataccacctaactcagaagtaatacacagatcagaatttgaaatttacagacaggttacatatttttagaaagtgcccatgtgtttttcagaaactgttttatgcatgatgttttgatgaaaattggtctcacgtattatatatatatatatatatatatatatatatatatataggttcaattactctattttggattgcttcgcgtgccagtacaattgtgctgacccccttcttccaggttctgaggcacagtctaggggtccagataaacagtagaTATTTCATATCACAGACCGAagtttgcagtggtgagccttctatgattcagaaggcctagttatttcatattactactattagttaggttttggtctactgggggccttgtcccagctttcagacaacattgattagttcatggtagagatttcgcaaaatgaatcagacattattatttagacatattttggatttcagttttcagtattatgatcacattcagatNNNNNNNNNNNNNNNNNNNNNNNNNNNNNNNNNNNNNNNNNNNNNNNNNNNNNNNNNNNNNNNNNNNNNNNNNNNNNNNNNNNNNNNNNNNNNNNNNNNNcaattactctattttggattgcttcgcgtgccagtacaattgtgctgacccccttcttccaggttctgaggcacagtctaggggtccagataaacagtagaTATTTCATATCACAGACCGAagtttgcagtggtgagccttctatgattcagaaggcctagttatttcatattactactattagttaggttttggtctactgggggccttgtcccagctttcagacaactttgattagttcattgtagtgatttcgcagactgagtcagacattattattcagatatattttggatttcaatttttagtattatgatcacattcagattgaccatgtttccgtattagatttaTCTTTCTGCAttaatttttatcatatgaattatgtgcatgattaccagatagatagatagatagatagatagatagagaagggtgttcgggccttcatggttcgggatgctcgtcacggctagggccccatctcgggtcatgacagacttggtatcaaagcacgtttcatggtcccagggtgtctgcaaaattgcgttgggtagagtcttggttatgggtgtgtagtgcgccacacttataagaaagaggctactaggcatttaggaaatgtttcccatctttgtgatttagttcgtgcttcagagtttgaactgtcccctaatcaatgatctcttgtatttcaggAACATAGTATGCCCCCACTTCGTATCATCGATTAAAATCCTTAGGAAGATGAGGTCCGTACCACCCATGGGATACGGACCCGTAATAAAGCTCAACTCCAAAACCTGTCCCTACTCTGAGAGTCCCTCCAGTCTCGACCAGTCCACCTCGAGCTCCACGAACTGATGACAACCGTCCCCCGACTGCTcagagagatatttcaaatgcagaattcagatggtctattcatattctgacacagttggtagctaaccagacTCAACGATCAGAatatgttgggtctgcatctgttacatctgaggctaccaGGGTCAGACATTTAATgaaaatgaacccacctaagtcACTAGCACCAAGGTGGAGAAAGATCCgcaggagttcgtggatgagatggaaaagatctttaaggtaatgcatatggatgaggttgaaggggtagAACTAGCAAattatcagcttaaggatgttgCAAATCAGTGGTATACCGGCTGggaggatgcaaaaggtgagagtgctgagcccataatttggggcgaatttgtggaagttttccttgattgattctttcctctggagttgagggaggccaaagaggaagagtttatgaatttgaagtggGGCAGTATGAGTGtacaggagtacactttgaagtttaataaactagcccgctatgcaccagagttgactagtaatatgagagctcgaaagaggaaatttgcatctggcctttctgataacctggtgcttgagtgccagggggcaaTGTTGGATAAAGAGTTAGACTTTGCTAggctgaccgttcatatgcagttggtagaagagaaaaagaagaagatctcTGAAGCTAGGGAGGTGGAAAGACAAGCGAAAAGAGCCAGATTAGCCGACCAGAGTCACAGTCAGTCTCAGGGCagtaagtggggaaataaatggcaaaaaaagaagaattggggtaatgcacagtctACTACCAGGCCCCAGTACCCCGACCACCAGCAGATAgacgatctcagagttttcagactaacCATGGAaccagagctcaggatactcggtcacagggtagtgtggctcagcagCATCTTACTTTTCCAAGGTGTGAGACTTATGGTAGAAATCATTTTGGAAGGTGTCAGTTGGGCTCGATAgtgtgttattcatgtggtcagtCGGGTCACTTTCAAAGGAAATATCCATCTGCTAGAAAGAATGTTGGTGGTGCAAAGTCTCAGGCAAATTCTTCGGAACCACCCCCGCCTCAGAAGGGCACCACATCAGCTGCCGGGAACATTCGCAACTGGtcatatgctttgaccaaccgccaggaggcggaagcttccCCAGATGTTATTaccggtacgttacaaatcttttcctatgatgtttatgtgttacttgatcccgagtctactttatcctatgtgaccccttatgtggctgttggtttcggtTTTAAGCCCAGTGTGATTTCTGAACCCTTTTTTGTTTCCACCCCGGTAGGGGATTCTATTGTTGCTAGGAGGGTGTACAGGGGTTTTGTTGTGACTGTTGGTAGCCAGGATAAGTTAgcagatctcatagagttagatatggttgcttttgatgctaacttgggaatggattggctccattcatgctatgccacatTAGATTGTAAGACTCGaagggtcactttttctttcccgaataaACCAATGATAGAGTGGGAAGGACATTGTTTAGCACccagagggcactttatatcctatctcaaagcccgTAAACTCATTTATAAAGGTTGCTTGTACCACCTTATCCGAGTTATGGACTCCAATACCGAGAGTCTTCCTCTTCAATCTGTTCCCGTAGTAAAAGAATTCCCAGAattctttccaaatgatctcccaggaataccacctgatagggagattgagtttagtATTGATGTATTGccaaacactcatcctatttctgttccgccatatagaatggctcctgcagaactaaaagagttgaaagaacagttagcagatctcctagataagggttttatacgccccagtgtgtctccttggggcgcacctgtaCTTTTTttgcgaaataaagatggttccctacgtatgtgcatagactaccgtcagctgaataaggtcacgattaaaaataaatatcctcttcctaggattgacgacctttttgaccagctttagggtgccaagtgtttttcaaaaatagaccttcgttcaggttatcatcagttgaaagttagggagtcagacatacccaagacagccttccgaacccgatatggtcactacaaattcctagtcatgtcctttggcccaga of the Capsicum annuum cultivar UCD-10X-F1 unplaced genomic scaffold, UCD10Xv1.1 ctg2974, whole genome shotgun sequence genome contains:
- the LOC107876974 gene encoding uncharacterized protein LOC107876974, with protein sequence MLQISGIPAGRMQKGAMLDKELDFARLTVHMQLVEEKKKKISEAREVERQAKRARLADQSHSQSQGIYYQAPVPRPPADRRSQSFQTNHGTRAQDTRSQGSVAQQHLTFPRCETYGRNHFGRCQLGSIVCYSCGQSGHFQRKYPSARKNVGGAKSQANSSEPPPPQKGTTSAAGNIRNWSYALTNRQEAEASPDVITGDSIVARRVYRGFVVTVGSQDKLADLIELDM